Proteins from one Pontibacter korlensis genomic window:
- a CDS encoding SusC/RagA family TonB-linked outer membrane protein, translating into MQQAKVVSGRVTDENGEALPGASIAVVGTSVGTVSDTNGNFELSVPVGFDVLAVTFIGYQRQEVPVGNQTRLNISLVPDASSLDELVVVGYGTQNRREITGAVSKIDPADINSIPTSSVEEMLDGRLPGVQVMSDNSPGGGVSIRVRGYGTINNNDPLYIIDGVPVSNGLNAINPTDIETIQVLKDAASASIYGSRAANGVVVITTKKGSSDRTVINLDAYTGVQKAFNLPRMLGAQQYGDMLWQAAKNDGSTPSSDIYGNNPDNAVIPAWLDDGQTIPSADVDWVQEIFRPAVVQSYNLSASKGDDKTHHALSLGYFNEEGTIKHTGFERFSARFNSSYKIKDIVTVGENFSASLTRNVSVGTNSSLGSIVYNAFQFPSIVPVKDINGNYGGNPLNDISNPLGSLYRAKDNVRKRISAIGNVFAGVDLGDLSFKTNLGIDFQNYNYRGFSPKYDEILSQNNVNSLSTDNSFNYQLTWSNTLNYLKSFGKHNVDALIGQEAIQYYYEGFSASRQNFLYEDPNFRYLTYGADNQLNTGSANEWSLLSYFGRINYNFDQKYLLGVTLRRDGTSRLSQNKWGTFPAVSAGWRVSDESFFGKDGIVSSLMLRASWGQTGNQQVPSYSTVDSYYNNARYSDYAIDGSQGSVYKGLIQTRVPNSDLAWEVTQQTNAGFDLGLFDEKLALTADFYHKVTNDVLVYSPIPPTYGGTNDGTWINGGQMKNIGLDVAANYLGSAGGLTYTVGLNASTYRNELTELNGISYLGIPASSLHSINFGQEITRSTVGQPIGAFYGYEADGIFQSEEEVTAHEIQPNAQPGDLRFKDVNGDGELNGDDRTYIGSPHPDLILGLNVSLNYKGFDLSMLFNGSIGNDIYNLTKYKTEFFNQASYNKSTAVLDAWTPENSDATVPRVSLDDPNNNIRPSSYYLENGSYFKLYNMQLGYNVPKDKVGGISLRVYLQATNLFTITNYSGMTPEIGLQNYSSSNRNLDIGVDRGIYPPSRTFTLGVNFTL; encoded by the coding sequence GTGCAGCAGGCTAAAGTTGTATCAGGCAGGGTAACTGACGAGAATGGTGAAGCATTGCCGGGAGCTTCTATTGCGGTAGTGGGCACTTCTGTAGGTACAGTTTCTGATACTAACGGAAATTTCGAGCTTTCTGTGCCAGTTGGTTTCGATGTGCTTGCTGTTACCTTCATTGGGTATCAAAGACAAGAAGTTCCTGTAGGAAACCAAACCAGGCTGAATATTTCTTTAGTTCCAGATGCTTCCAGTTTAGATGAATTGGTTGTAGTTGGATACGGGACGCAGAACAGAAGAGAGATTACTGGAGCAGTTTCTAAGATTGATCCTGCTGATATAAACTCCATTCCTACTTCCAGTGTCGAGGAAATGCTGGATGGTAGGCTACCTGGTGTACAGGTAATGAGTGATAATAGCCCCGGCGGCGGAGTAAGTATCCGTGTACGTGGTTATGGAACGATCAACAATAATGACCCTCTCTATATTATAGATGGCGTACCTGTTTCCAACGGTTTGAATGCCATCAATCCAACAGATATAGAAACTATACAAGTATTAAAGGATGCTGCTTCTGCCTCTATTTATGGGTCAAGGGCGGCAAACGGAGTGGTAGTAATCACTACAAAAAAAGGTAGTTCAGATCGTACAGTTATCAACCTTGATGCATATACAGGGGTACAGAAAGCTTTCAACCTACCTCGAATGCTGGGAGCACAGCAATACGGAGATATGCTTTGGCAAGCAGCCAAAAATGATGGAAGTACTCCTAGTAGCGATATTTACGGAAACAACCCGGATAATGCTGTCATACCAGCATGGTTGGATGATGGGCAAACAATACCTAGTGCTGATGTAGACTGGGTACAGGAAATTTTCAGGCCGGCGGTAGTGCAGTCATATAACCTTTCCGCATCTAAGGGTGACGATAAAACCCATCATGCGCTTTCGCTTGGATATTTCAATGAGGAAGGCACTATCAAGCACACCGGATTTGAGAGATTCTCGGCTCGCTTTAACTCCAGCTATAAAATCAAAGATATTGTTACTGTAGGAGAAAATTTTTCAGCTTCCTTAACCCGTAATGTCAGTGTGGGAACTAACAGTTCACTGGGTAGCATCGTGTACAATGCCTTTCAGTTTCCATCTATTGTTCCAGTAAAAGATATCAATGGCAATTACGGGGGAAATCCTTTGAATGATATCAGCAATCCATTGGGTAGTCTCTACCGGGCAAAAGATAACGTTAGGAAAAGGATCTCTGCCATAGGCAATGTGTTTGCAGGAGTGGATCTTGGAGATTTGTCATTCAAGACCAATTTAGGAATCGATTTTCAGAATTATAATTACAGGGGATTCTCGCCTAAGTATGATGAAATCCTCTCCCAGAATAACGTTAACTCGCTGAGCACCGATAACAGCTTTAATTATCAGTTAACCTGGTCTAATACGCTGAATTATCTTAAAAGCTTTGGTAAGCATAATGTAGATGCCTTGATAGGTCAGGAGGCGATTCAGTACTATTATGAAGGCTTTTCTGCTTCCCGGCAGAATTTCCTGTATGAGGATCCAAACTTCCGTTACCTCACTTATGGTGCAGACAATCAGCTAAATACAGGAAGTGCAAATGAGTGGTCCCTGCTCTCTTACTTTGGAAGGATCAATTATAACTTTGATCAGAAGTATCTTTTGGGAGTTACTCTTAGAAGAGACGGAACGTCTCGCCTGAGCCAGAATAAATGGGGAACTTTTCCGGCAGTATCGGCAGGTTGGCGTGTTAGTGATGAGTCTTTCTTCGGGAAGGATGGTATCGTGAGTTCTCTCATGCTACGTGCCAGTTGGGGACAGACAGGTAACCAACAGGTACCATCTTATTCAACAGTGGACAGCTATTACAACAATGCCAGATATTCTGACTATGCCATAGATGGCTCTCAGGGTTCTGTGTATAAAGGGTTGATACAGACAAGGGTTCCAAACTCTGATCTGGCCTGGGAGGTAACCCAGCAGACAAACGCAGGCTTTGACTTAGGGTTATTTGATGAGAAGCTGGCACTTACTGCAGACTTTTATCATAAAGTTACGAATGATGTGCTAGTGTACTCTCCGATTCCTCCGACTTATGGTGGAACAAACGATGGAACATGGATTAACGGCGGGCAGATGAAGAATATAGGGTTGGATGTTGCAGCAAACTATCTTGGAAGTGCAGGAGGGCTAACCTATACAGTAGGACTGAACGCATCAACGTATCGTAACGAACTAACCGAGCTAAACGGCATCTCTTATTTAGGAATACCCGCCTCCTCTCTTCATAGCATAAACTTCGGTCAGGAGATAACTAGGAGTACAGTAGGGCAGCCGATCGGAGCCTTTTACGGTTACGAGGCTGACGGAATTTTTCAGAGTGAGGAGGAAGTAACCGCCCATGAAATACAGCCCAATGCGCAACCAGGTGACTTAAGGTTCAAGGATGTTAATGGAGATGGTGAGCTTAATGGGGATGACCGTACCTATATCGGGTCCCCCCACCCAGACCTGATACTTGGTCTAAATGTGAGTCTGAATTATAAAGGGTTTGACCTGAGCATGTTGTTTAATGGCAGCATAGGTAACGACATTTACAATCTAACCAAATATAAGACAGAGTTCTTTAACCAAGCCTCATATAATAAGAGTACTGCTGTGCTGGATGCCTGGACTCCAGAGAACTCCGATGCTACAGTGCCGCGTGTTTCGTTGGATGATCCTAATAATAACATAAGGCCTTCTTCTTATTACCTTGAAAATGGCTCCTATTTTAAGCTGTACAATATGCAGCTGGGTTATAATGTGCCTAAAGATAAAGTTGGTGGCATTAGCCTGAGGGTTTACCTGCAGGCAACTAATTTGTTTACTATTACCAACTATAGTGGTATGACTCCTGAAATAGGCCTTCAAAATTATTCTTCCAGCAATCGCAACTTAGATATTGGAGTTGATCGTGGCATTTACCCTCCATCTAGAACTTTTACATTAGGAGTTAATTTCACGCTTTAA
- a CDS encoding RagB/SusD family nutrient uptake outer membrane protein — MNFFKTTYTSKLVFTALVIFSSSCSDDYLEEMTYGEISPSEMTSPGNVDRAIIAAYSLLNGQYDASSSAFNSPASNWSFGDVVSDDAYKGGGGTGDQNNIHLMEIFNTNPTIIDIERKWVALYEGVKRTNEAMRLLQNSQEYDVALKENRMGELYFLRGHYYFELKKIYNTIPYIDETAATVNDYAVSHTQYTSEQLWDKIEENFSNAYERLPNDQEEVGRPNKMTAKAYLAKTYIFQGQWQNALDAANEVINSNKYSLLPNFRDVFLPENDNSSEIIFAVQHSVLDGAPDNYNGSIGDRLSAPGGPFYSQYGFHRPSQNLVNAYKTNAIGMPVLDNKNLAEADFVDPRLDHTVGRPGIPYLDLGVLYEASWARDLSTYGPFAPKKRIVSANSPYQIKTWPYISALNYYIIRYADLLLWKAEALVELGDLEGARAVVNQVRGRAKDSQYVMNLEGTTPAASYRIETYNTPWTDQATAREAVRTERRLELALEGHRFFDLVRWGVAAETINAYLEVEKTRRTHLTNANFIEGTHNYFPVPQKYLDYLASTK; from the coding sequence ATGAATTTTTTCAAGACTACATATACTTCAAAATTAGTTTTTACTGCTCTTGTCATATTTTCTTCTTCCTGCTCTGACGATTACCTGGAAGAGATGACATATGGGGAAATTTCTCCTTCAGAAATGACAAGCCCGGGTAATGTTGATAGGGCGATCATAGCGGCATACAGCTTGCTAAATGGCCAGTACGATGCCTCTAGCAGTGCCTTCAATTCACCTGCCTCCAACTGGAGCTTCGGAGATGTGGTTTCAGATGATGCCTATAAAGGAGGTGGCGGTACAGGGGACCAGAACAACATCCACCTGATGGAAATATTCAATACGAACCCAACCATTATTGACATTGAGCGAAAATGGGTGGCGCTTTATGAAGGGGTGAAAAGAACAAATGAAGCTATGAGGTTGCTTCAGAATTCGCAGGAATACGATGTGGCTCTGAAAGAGAACCGGATGGGAGAATTGTACTTCCTTAGAGGGCACTACTATTTTGAGCTCAAAAAAATATATAACACTATACCATACATAGACGAAACAGCTGCAACTGTTAATGACTATGCGGTGTCTCACACCCAATATACCTCTGAGCAGCTGTGGGATAAAATAGAGGAAAACTTTAGCAACGCTTATGAGAGGCTGCCTAATGATCAGGAGGAGGTGGGACGCCCGAATAAAATGACGGCGAAAGCTTATCTGGCAAAGACTTACATCTTTCAGGGACAATGGCAGAATGCCTTGGATGCTGCTAATGAAGTTATCAATAGTAACAAGTACAGCCTACTGCCTAACTTCAGGGATGTCTTTCTTCCTGAAAATGATAACAGCTCTGAGATAATATTTGCTGTTCAGCACTCGGTACTTGATGGAGCCCCTGATAACTATAATGGTAGTATAGGTGATCGTTTGTCTGCTCCTGGTGGTCCTTTCTATTCACAGTATGGCTTTCACCGCCCGTCTCAAAACCTTGTCAATGCATACAAAACGAACGCTATCGGAATGCCGGTATTGGATAATAAGAACCTTGCCGAAGCAGATTTTGTAGATCCAAGGTTGGACCATACAGTAGGAAGACCAGGTATACCCTATCTGGATTTGGGCGTGTTGTATGAGGCAAGCTGGGCACGAGACCTTTCAACCTATGGGCCTTTTGCACCTAAAAAGCGAATTGTGTCTGCCAACTCTCCTTACCAGATCAAGACCTGGCCTTACATTAGCGCACTGAATTATTACATAATCCGCTATGCTGACTTGTTGCTATGGAAAGCAGAGGCTTTGGTTGAGCTGGGCGACTTGGAAGGAGCAAGAGCTGTTGTGAACCAAGTAAGGGGACGAGCTAAAGACAGCCAGTATGTTATGAACCTGGAAGGAACGACACCAGCCGCCAGTTACAGAATTGAAACCTACAATACCCCTTGGACTGATCAGGCCACAGCCCGTGAGGCCGTTCGAACGGAGCGTAGGTTAGAGCTGGCTTTGGAGGGGCACCGTTTCTTCGATTTGGTACGCTGGGGAGTGGCTGCGGAAACAATCAATGCGTATTTAGAGGTGGAGAAAACCAGGAGAACTCATTTAACTAATGCGAATTTCATAGAAGGTACTCACAACTATTTCCCTGTGCCGCAAAAGTATTTGGATTACTTGGCAAGTACTAAGTAA
- a CDS encoding glycoside hydrolase domain-containing protein has product MRLLILFFIVILSGCQQHINVAQQKQMQMADKGASEEKVNVFLGSSGDHGQLSPAASYPFSMLSIGPQTYPATHTGYEYLAKEFLGFTHSRFEGVGCLGSGGIILVKPFLGDDPDTTPLIKAEENAGPGYYQVGFKNKIKAEFAVYKNSGVHHYQLPVGKKGVYIDLSHAFVGGFVAEEHTVSGDTLSGWIEAKTTCSVGIYRLYYAMHFRQPVKWATRNEHELIASFAPDQQDVYAGVAFSSVDVAHAKAALSNEPFEQVKQKSISGWNQLLSRIQVKGDPEREKLFYSLLYRAVQSPYVVSEEDGTYRAIDGSLQTSKNTVYNGWAIWDNYKTQLPLLSFAYPERFQDIASSIANLYPYGKKDFATAHEPSNTVRTEHAIVVLLDAYRKGYKIDFPSILDSLKQEVDKLDYSHPDKALESSYDAWALSQILKELNQDKLSEKYKQKALEYKSYWEKDFRDLTRDDVNRMSARGMYQGTIWQYRWSVPFDVKGLIELTGGEQTFINQLDEFFGKDFHNRANEPDLQVPLLYNATSEPWKSQALMHQLAVDTVVQHYFNDNSRGIGSYIGVIYKNQPEAYLRTMDDDAGAMSSWFVLTSLGIQPACVGWPVYYLNVPLFESAEIKGPNGKAFTVQVENYADKNFYIKQVILNGEKLDRNWLTHEEIMSGGKLIITASDKPEKSWGVTNRWVPSLQQPEQ; this is encoded by the coding sequence ATGCGATTACTAATCCTCTTTTTTATAGTCATCTTGAGTGGCTGCCAGCAACACATCAATGTTGCACAGCAAAAACAAATGCAGATGGCCGACAAGGGTGCATCTGAAGAAAAAGTAAATGTTTTCCTAGGCTCTTCCGGCGATCATGGGCAGCTGTCACCAGCAGCTTCTTACCCCTTCAGTATGCTGAGTATAGGCCCCCAGACTTACCCTGCTACGCATACAGGGTATGAATATCTGGCCAAAGAGTTTTTGGGTTTTACGCATAGTCGCTTCGAAGGAGTAGGTTGTCTGGGCAGCGGAGGTATTATTTTGGTTAAACCTTTCCTGGGTGATGATCCGGATACAACACCATTAATTAAAGCGGAGGAAAACGCAGGGCCTGGATATTATCAGGTAGGTTTCAAGAACAAGATCAAGGCAGAGTTTGCTGTTTACAAGAACAGTGGTGTACATCATTACCAGTTACCTGTAGGTAAAAAGGGCGTTTACATTGATTTGAGTCATGCTTTTGTAGGAGGCTTTGTGGCAGAAGAACACACTGTTAGTGGTGATACCTTAAGTGGTTGGATAGAAGCAAAAACCACCTGTAGTGTTGGTATCTACCGCCTTTACTATGCAATGCACTTTAGGCAACCGGTAAAGTGGGCTACTAGAAATGAGCATGAGCTGATAGCTTCGTTTGCCCCGGATCAACAGGATGTGTATGCAGGGGTAGCTTTCTCATCTGTGGATGTAGCGCATGCCAAGGCTGCACTAAGTAATGAGCCTTTTGAGCAAGTAAAGCAAAAGAGTATAAGTGGCTGGAATCAGCTATTGAGCCGTATTCAGGTAAAGGGGGACCCTGAAAGAGAAAAGCTTTTTTATTCCTTGCTTTACCGGGCAGTACAGTCGCCTTATGTAGTTTCGGAGGAGGATGGTACATATCGGGCTATTGATGGCTCTTTGCAAACCTCCAAAAACACCGTCTATAACGGATGGGCCATCTGGGACAATTACAAAACACAGTTACCCTTGCTATCCTTTGCTTACCCGGAAAGGTTCCAGGACATAGCTTCCTCTATAGCCAACCTTTATCCTTACGGCAAAAAAGACTTTGCTACTGCACATGAGCCTTCCAACACGGTGCGTACAGAACATGCCATAGTAGTGCTGCTAGATGCTTATCGCAAAGGGTATAAAATTGATTTTCCATCCATTCTGGATTCACTAAAGCAGGAAGTGGACAAGCTGGATTACTCACATCCTGATAAAGCATTGGAGTCTTCCTACGATGCCTGGGCTTTGTCGCAGATATTAAAAGAGTTGAATCAGGATAAGCTAAGCGAGAAGTATAAGCAAAAGGCTTTGGAGTATAAAAGCTATTGGGAGAAAGACTTCAGGGATTTAACCCGAGACGATGTGAACCGCATGTCTGCACGCGGCATGTACCAAGGCACAATCTGGCAATACAGATGGTCTGTTCCTTTCGATGTGAAAGGGTTAATAGAACTGACAGGAGGGGAACAAACTTTTATAAACCAACTGGACGAGTTCTTTGGAAAAGATTTCCATAACCGTGCTAATGAGCCGGATCTTCAGGTGCCACTGCTGTACAATGCTACCTCAGAACCTTGGAAATCGCAGGCCTTAATGCATCAGTTAGCTGTAGATACTGTTGTGCAGCATTACTTTAATGACAATAGCAGGGGGATTGGCTCTTATATCGGCGTTATCTACAAAAACCAGCCGGAGGCCTATTTAAGAACGATGGATGATGATGCTGGAGCTATGTCCTCCTGGTTTGTCTTAACCTCCTTAGGTATACAGCCTGCCTGTGTGGGTTGGCCGGTTTATTACCTGAATGTACCTCTATTTGAGTCAGCTGAGATAAAGGGGCCCAATGGTAAAGCCTTTACTGTACAGGTAGAGAATTATGCTGATAAGAATTTCTACATCAAACAGGTAATATTGAACGGAGAAAAACTTGATCGTAACTGGCTGACACATGAGGAGATCATGTCAGGTGGAAAGCTTATTATAACAGCTTCTGATAAGCCGGAGAAAAGCTGGGGAGTTACGAACAGATGGGTTCCCAGTTTACAACAGCCAGAGCAATAA
- a CDS encoding PLP-dependent transferase, with protein MEDSKVLNYIEDVLENMPADWLRLTTHRLDIYNEPLAKTQFLEQFESLFKERNAETATLSALPTAYDYIRLGHPLSSVLEWAIASIHNLKPENVISFSSRTMPVLAVLRKNLLSHKNTRIVYTGELPAFFDAEVLAYVYGYKFDLERVEKLEEVSEFNGSTIFFSQEDEVGHANLTPSIDFYVSVHAQLGSIILVNGEQNSGYISEIQHVRRRESIAMTPANCFTALQLLVKKPASDLEKRDTAANKAQVVDLIKGITGTSTNALIGSSGLSIQYAIMMGLVHDALEKHPGKDIRFVVPPNCYGGTNDQARRIAAILDNVEVVDLLVDRDYNMVQSIDTVLEKIASQDAVPYIIAEIPTNPRVEVPDLIKLREVLSKERKTASGETAVDPVFILDQTFCPNYQFVSKDGILSTIRTISYVSGSKFPSGGKATAGYCVANTKAEALLEKIDQHLRLCDNEATDLQMEILAEQLPSMNQRIADAYRNTREFVNFIKETLPEAKINFVSEELAEEGFTPSVFSLDLPTKGNTDEERESYKRALNDKLINMMIGEIPHESKYCVSYGQLKGSYWTIPATSTQGTTKEADKDYIARVSLSPNMDLELHKKVFKDFVEQI; from the coding sequence ATGGAAGATAGTAAAGTGCTGAATTATATTGAGGATGTATTAGAAAACATGCCAGCGGACTGGTTGAGGCTAACAACTCATCGACTGGATATATATAATGAACCATTAGCCAAAACTCAGTTCCTGGAGCAGTTTGAAAGCCTATTTAAAGAGCGTAATGCTGAGACAGCAACACTCAGTGCTTTACCTACTGCTTACGATTATATCCGATTAGGTCACCCTTTGTCTTCGGTGCTAGAGTGGGCAATTGCCAGCATACACAACCTGAAGCCTGAAAATGTAATCAGTTTTTCATCCAGGACAATGCCTGTTTTAGCAGTTCTAAGGAAAAACTTGTTATCTCATAAGAACACCCGAATCGTCTATACCGGCGAGCTACCCGCTTTTTTTGATGCTGAAGTACTAGCCTATGTTTATGGGTATAAGTTCGATTTAGAACGTGTTGAGAAGCTGGAAGAGGTTTCTGAGTTTAACGGTAGTACTATTTTCTTTTCACAGGAAGATGAAGTTGGTCATGCCAACCTCACCCCGAGTATTGACTTCTATGTAAGTGTTCACGCGCAGCTTGGAAGTATAATATTGGTAAATGGTGAGCAGAATAGCGGTTACATCTCCGAAATACAGCATGTAAGAAGAAGAGAGAGCATTGCCATGACACCGGCCAATTGTTTCACTGCCTTGCAGCTGTTAGTAAAAAAGCCTGCTTCTGATCTTGAGAAGCGTGATACCGCGGCTAACAAAGCACAGGTAGTAGATCTAATCAAAGGTATAACCGGCACAAGTACAAACGCTTTGATTGGTTCTTCTGGGCTATCTATTCAATATGCGATCATGATGGGGCTCGTTCATGATGCCCTAGAAAAGCACCCAGGGAAAGACATCAGGTTTGTTGTTCCACCAAATTGCTACGGTGGTACAAACGACCAGGCAAGACGAATAGCTGCTATTCTGGACAATGTTGAGGTGGTGGATTTACTCGTCGATAGAGATTATAATATGGTTCAAAGTATTGACACCGTGCTGGAGAAGATTGCCAGCCAGGATGCTGTGCCTTACATTATCGCTGAAATTCCAACCAACCCAAGAGTTGAAGTTCCGGATCTTATAAAGTTAAGGGAGGTGCTGAGTAAAGAGCGTAAGACGGCAAGCGGAGAAACTGCTGTTGATCCGGTGTTTATTCTGGATCAAACCTTCTGCCCGAATTATCAATTTGTAAGCAAAGACGGGATTCTCTCAACGATCAGAACCATTTCATACGTGAGCGGATCGAAGTTTCCAAGTGGCGGAAAGGCTACAGCCGGTTACTGTGTAGCCAACACAAAAGCTGAAGCCTTGCTGGAAAAAATAGATCAGCACCTGAGGCTTTGCGACAACGAGGCGACCGACCTTCAGATGGAAATACTGGCAGAACAGCTGCCTTCCATGAACCAGAGGATTGCAGACGCCTACCGAAATACGCGTGAGTTTGTAAACTTCATAAAGGAAACGCTACCGGAGGCGAAGATCAATTTTGTTTCAGAAGAACTGGCAGAAGAAGGATTTACGCCATCCGTTTTTTCACTGGATCTTCCTACAAAGGGAAATACGGATGAAGAAAGGGAATCTTATAAGAGAGCGTTGAATGATAAATTGATCAATATGATGATCGGGGAAATCCCTCATGAAAGTAAATACTGTGTGAGCTATGGGCAGTTAAAAGGAAGTTACTGGACCATACCTGCCACCTCCACACAGGGAACAACCAAAGAAGCCGACAAAGATTATATTGCCCGGGTATCACTGTCCCCAAACATGGATCTTGAGCTTCATAAAAAAGTTTTCAAGGATTTTGTAGAGCAAATCTAA